Proteins encoded by one window of Candidatus Stoquefichus sp. SB1:
- a CDS encoding glycoside hydrolase family 32 protein: protein MNQQDPYRLHYHLMPLQGSLADPNGMCQINDTYHIYYIYNPLACTTKERTACVWGHYSTKDFIHFKVEPIAIKPDQPWDKDGVYSGSSLYEDHQLSVYYTGNVRYQGDYDYIHDGRQQNVMMTTSKDGIHFSSKQLLLTNDDFPASMTKHVRDPQVFKEDCYYMVLGARHLENKGLVLIYKSQDKIHWNYWKQLTTSYPCGYMWECPDLITLNQQRILLTCPQGIPQTEVYQNQHQCGYFEVIGDWNGECDLGDFKLLDYGFDFYAARTFLTQKGERILFAWMGMSEASYSQNITYRDGWMQAMAMPRLLTYRHHHIYQSPIEQMKDLRLSHQVFLPFERIYKESLCFELLISNINCDEMTIQFRKDCYLRYKDQMLILDMGTCGDGRDKRQLKVKHLDKLHIYSDTSSLEIFINDGYYTMTSRIFSLNNQLIIESIDAHIDYYELGQYQIY, encoded by the coding sequence ATGAATCAGCAAGATCCTTATCGTTTACATTATCATTTAATGCCATTACAAGGATCATTGGCCGATCCTAATGGAATGTGTCAAATTAATGATACTTATCATATTTACTATATATACAATCCCCTTGCATGTACAACAAAAGAAAGAACGGCTTGTGTTTGGGGACATTACAGTACAAAAGATTTTATTCATTTTAAAGTAGAACCGATTGCAATTAAACCCGATCAGCCTTGGGATAAAGATGGTGTTTATAGTGGGAGCAGTCTTTATGAAGATCATCAATTGTCAGTCTATTATACAGGCAATGTCCGTTATCAAGGTGATTATGATTATATTCATGATGGTCGACAACAAAATGTTATGATGACAACATCAAAAGATGGTATTCATTTTTCATCAAAACAATTATTGCTGACAAATGATGATTTTCCTGCGTCTATGACAAAACATGTCAGAGACCCACAAGTCTTTAAAGAAGATTGTTATTATATGGTCCTTGGGGCACGTCATTTAGAAAATAAAGGATTAGTGCTTATCTATAAAAGTCAGGATAAAATTCACTGGAACTATTGGAAACAATTAACTACCTCATATCCATGTGGTTACATGTGGGAATGTCCTGATCTCATAACGCTTAACCAGCAGCGTATTCTTTTGACTTGTCCCCAAGGTATTCCTCAAACGGAAGTTTATCAGAATCAGCATCAATGTGGATATTTTGAAGTTATTGGTGATTGGAATGGAGAATGTGATCTGGGTGATTTTAAACTATTGGATTATGGATTTGATTTTTATGCAGCAAGAACATTTTTAACACAAAAAGGTGAACGTATCTTGTTTGCATGGATGGGCATGTCAGAAGCCTCTTATAGTCAAAATATCACTTATCGTGATGGCTGGATGCAAGCGATGGCTATGCCACGTCTATTGACTTATCGTCATCACCATATTTATCAATCACCAATTGAACAAATGAAAGATTTGCGTCTATCACATCAAGTCTTTTTACCTTTTGAAAGAATCTATAAAGAATCCCTTTGTTTTGAATTACTTATATCAAACATTAACTGTGATGAAATGACTATCCAATTTCGAAAAGACTGTTATTTAAGATATAAGGATCAGATGCTTATTTTAGATATGGGAACTTGTGGTGATGGAAGAGATAAAAGACAACTTAAAGTCAAACACTTGGATAAACTTCATATTTATAGTGATACAAGTTCATTAGAAATCTTTATTAATGATGGTTATTATACGATGACTTCTAGAATTTTTAGTTTGAATAATCAATTGATTATTGAATCTATTGATGCTCATATTGATTATTATGAATTAGGACAATATCAAATCTATTAA
- a CDS encoding LacI family DNA-binding transcriptional regulator → MENKKLTMNDIAKMAGVAKSTVSRYFNGGYVKEETREKLKKIIDEYHYEPNAVAQSLKAKRTHTIGIVAPCLDSITSSRMLMAIDEYLKNKGYTTIIMNTNHNEIRELASIEHLWRMNVDGIILLATAVTMTHQQLASQLDIPILVVAQLMKGGISIIYDDYHAGYDVGSYAAQMNHQHILYMGVGHKDEAVGVQRKKGVLDALKDHQREHVVVKETSFSFRDSRKIIKEYLQKHTPSLIICATDNIALACYKEIMEKGLKVPEDISLIGFGGYEVSSLITPSLCTIRYDNELAGQMAGKTMMQLIEKEPVAQTQLIGYELIKGGSVKRL, encoded by the coding sequence ATGGAAAATAAGAAATTAACAATGAATGATATAGCCAAAATGGCAGGTGTTGCCAAAAGTACTGTTTCAAGGTATTTTAATGGTGGTTATGTTAAGGAAGAGACAAGGGAAAAATTAAAAAAGATTATTGATGAGTATCATTATGAACCGAATGCTGTAGCTCAAAGCTTAAAAGCAAAAAGAACGCATACAATAGGAATAGTAGCTCCTTGTTTAGATTCAATTACTTCATCAAGAATGCTGATGGCAATTGATGAATATTTAAAAAATAAAGGGTATACGACCATTATCATGAATACCAATCATAATGAGATAAGAGAATTAGCTTCAATAGAACATTTATGGCGAATGAATGTTGATGGTATTATCTTATTAGCAACAGCTGTAACGATGACGCACCAGCAACTTGCCAGTCAATTAGATATACCTATATTAGTTGTTGCTCAATTGATGAAAGGTGGTATTTCAATTATTTATGATGATTATCATGCTGGTTATGATGTGGGAAGTTATGCTGCCCAAATGAATCATCAGCATATTCTTTATATGGGCGTTGGGCATAAAGATGAAGCAGTAGGGGTACAAAGAAAAAAAGGTGTCCTTGATGCTTTAAAAGATCATCAGCGTGAACATGTTGTTGTTAAAGAAACGAGTTTCTCATTTCGTGACTCACGAAAAATCATTAAAGAATACCTGCAAAAACATACACCATCATTGATTATTTGTGCTACTGATAATATTGCTTTGGCTTGTTATAAAGAAATTATGGAAAAAGGTTTAAAGGTACCAGAAGATATTTCCTTGATAGGTTTTGGTGGTTATGAAGTCTCATCATTAATAACGCCAAGTCTATGTACTATTCGATATGATAATGAATTAGCAGGGCAAATGGCAGGAAAAACAATGATGCAGCTTATTGAGAAAGAACCAGTTGCACAAACACAGTTGATTGGTTATGAATTAATTAAAGGTGGAAGTGTGAAAAGGCTATAA
- a CDS encoding phosphocarrier protein HPr codes for MAEKLSFVVSDPVGLHARPATILVNQASKFTSNIKLVYNEKEVNLKSIMGVMSLGVPTKATVEIVAEGEDEKDVIESIAKVIKEQKVAE; via the coding sequence ATGGCAGAAAAATTATCTTTTGTAGTTTCAGATCCAGTAGGATTACATGCTAGACCTGCAACTATCTTAGTAAACCAAGCTAGTAAATTCACTAGTAATATTAAATTAGTTTACAACGAAAAAGAAGTTAACTTAAAATCTATTATGGGTGTTATGTCTTTAGGTGTTCCAACTAAAGCTACAGTAGAAATCGTAGCTGAAGGTGAAGATGAAAAAGACGTCATCGAATCAATTGCTAAAGTTATCAAAGAACAAAAAGTTGCTGAATAA
- a CDS encoding bactofilin family protein: MNDKIQKIKNGFIDRYFEVVETDEDEDDPKQTKASQASVAKHKPEEKPKESIVKQAQTAIKYHENEKAAHEPTIISKGTEIQGHINAENDLQIKGKVVGNIHINGHLIIDNAIIVGDITAQKITIISSNIKGHIESYSQLEIQQDSIIEGDMKGQNIFIACQCNGNIDCGELLHLSSTAHTTGDILTKHLKIDENAILNGQIKMAKKE, encoded by the coding sequence ATGAATGATAAAATTCAAAAAATAAAAAATGGTTTTATTGATAGATATTTTGAAGTTGTTGAAACAGATGAGGATGAGGATGACCCTAAACAAACAAAAGCTTCTCAGGCATCAGTTGCAAAACATAAACCTGAAGAAAAGCCAAAAGAATCCATTGTTAAACAGGCACAAACGGCTATCAAATATCATGAAAATGAGAAAGCTGCTCATGAACCAACTATCATATCTAAAGGAACAGAAATACAAGGACATATTAATGCTGAAAATGATCTTCAGATTAAAGGAAAGGTCGTTGGAAATATTCATATCAATGGTCATTTAATTATTGATAATGCTATTATTGTTGGTGATATTACTGCTCAGAAAATTACCATTATTTCTTCAAATATTAAAGGTCATATTGAAAGTTACTCTCAATTAGAAATTCAACAGGATAGTATTATCGAGGGTGATATGAAAGGACAAAATATTTTTATTGCTTGTCAATGTAATGGAAATATTGACTGCGGAGAACTGTTACATCTTTCATCTACTGCTCATACAACTGGTGATATTCTTACTAAACATTTAAAAATTGATGAAAATGCCATCTTGAATGGTCAAATCAAAATGGCAAAAAAAGAATAG
- a CDS encoding SdpI family protein has protein sequence MKKAYDIFMWCVTGVFVGIIFFMPDTVPIHWNANWEVDSYGSRYVMLILAFLPILIYYGMLLTKKVDPKRQNFQSREKTYDLYRYGLSFFFVLLCTFFYYMTIVPEANGEKIILILFGVLMIGMGNYMPRLPQNYFLGIKTPWTLSNEYVWQKTHKIGGYTFVLGGMIIAIYGLLELPYSFIVLMVVLIADVIFSFLYSYYVFKGIKDEKY, from the coding sequence ATGAAAAAAGCATATGATATTTTTATGTGGTGTGTGACGGGTGTTTTTGTAGGAATAATCTTTTTTATGCCAGATACAGTTCCTATTCATTGGAATGCAAATTGGGAAGTGGATAGCTATGGAAGTCGTTATGTGATGCTTATTTTAGCATTTCTTCCGATTCTTATCTATTATGGAATGTTGTTGACTAAAAAGGTTGATCCAAAAAGACAGAATTTTCAATCACGTGAAAAAACATATGATTTATACCGTTATGGTTTATCATTCTTTTTTGTTTTATTATGTACATTCTTTTATTATATGACAATTGTACCAGAAGCAAATGGAGAAAAGATTATACTTATATTGTTTGGGGTATTGATGATTGGAATGGGAAATTATATGCCACGGTTACCACAAAATTATTTTTTAGGTATTAAAACACCATGGACATTATCTAATGAATATGTATGGCAAAAAACACATAAAATAGGTGGATATACTTTTGTTTTGGGAGGTATGATTATTGCGATTTATGGATTGTTAGAGTTACCTTATAGTTTTATTGTTTTGATGGTTGTATTGATTGCTGATGTTATCTTTAGTTTTCTTTATTCTTACTATGTTTTTAAAGGAATTAAAGACGAAAAATATTGA
- a CDS encoding nitroreductase family protein — protein sequence MNETLQTIAKRKSCRSYQDKPLDFDTLTIILNAAIQAPSAMNRQLCEAFAITDKMLIDKLANAITYVFNERGETKPEDYHCAYHAPVLVIVSGPEYDSKRIEDGSCMLENIFLAATSLQIGSCWINQLRDTQNVEEVRAVLSEIGIPANHQVIGCAALGYAALDEPSKEKNASRIHII from the coding sequence ATGAATGAAACTTTACAAACCATAGCAAAAAGAAAAAGTTGCCGCAGTTATCAGGATAAACCATTGGACTTTGACACCTTAACAATAATTCTTAATGCTGCCATACAAGCACCTAGTGCTATGAATCGACAATTGTGTGAAGCATTTGCGATTACTGACAAAATGCTCATCGATAAACTTGCGAATGCAATTACATATGTTTTTAATGAAAGAGGAGAAACCAAACCAGAAGATTATCATTGTGCTTATCATGCGCCTGTGCTTGTTATTGTTAGTGGTCCTGAATATGACAGCAAGCGAATTGAAGATGGAAGCTGTATGTTGGAAAATATCTTCTTAGCAGCAACGAGTTTACAAATCGGATCATGCTGGATTAATCAATTACGTGATACTCAAAACGTTGAAGAAGTCCGTGCTGTTCTCAGTGAAATTGGGATTCCAGCAAACCATCAAGTCATTGGATGTGCAGCCTTAGGTTATGCTGCTTTAGATGAACCTTCTAAAGAAAAAAACGCAAGTAGAATCCATATCATTTAA
- a CDS encoding autorepressor SdpR family transcription factor, producing the protein MGDAFKALSDPTRRKILELLQVQPLNAGEIAEYFHISKPSISHHLAILKNSGLIVDERKGQNIIYSIDTTVFQDMMKWFMNFKNMGDNEK; encoded by the coding sequence ATGGGTGACGCATTTAAAGCGTTGAGTGATCCAACAAGACGAAAAATCTTAGAACTATTACAAGTTCAGCCTTTAAATGCTGGCGAAATTGCAGAGTATTTTCACATTAGTAAACCATCTATTTCTCATCATTTAGCAATTCTTAAAAATAGTGGCTTGATTGTTGATGAAAGAAAAGGACAGAATATTATTTATAGTATTGATACGACAGTTTTTCAAGATATGATGAAGTGGTTTATGAACTTTAAAAATATGGGGGACAATGAAAAATGA
- a CDS encoding membrane lipoprotein lipid attachment site-containing protein, with amino-acid sequence MKKIVIGLLALMLLSGCSQGKKESTFMLTRDDKVYALYNQDGDQLTEYMYKTFQEVNGVGYFVTDEKDQKGVISYKGDEIIKPGTYETLEVVDQMFYATAKTTEKQENKIENGFYKNNLLILNDEGEVIYTADNQTGIMKSGLPIILQNNEYTVLSQNGEELYKGKDAVLYANQLNNSSCTIVGFQNYDKFYHFDDSKKDNNIELEIKEKGNYTILDESSEGAILNDEKLKSMVYVDYGQKKYYQNTIHIKDGYFNANQNVILTDDNKVFVYPISGIPVLMTSYYFSPITYISRSTDIYGPHQVYKNGKLIGDLENCQLYPVAKQVYSEFFPVYVRNEGYQYYSFDNKKVIDKTFIEAEPFDENMKAIVKINDKGYSLIDEKGQVLTKEYYYRIKYIGSSYYAVYNETGAFGVIDGTGSVIFEQGYTSLPDEAIVNYDEKNYMILGKNGRSFVYDIEDDMKEIFSQEGDVVFNPKGYFAIGHQYYTFEGDLIK; translated from the coding sequence ATGAAAAAAATAGTCATTGGGTTGTTAGCACTTATGTTATTAAGTGGCTGTTCACAAGGAAAAAAAGAATCAACATTTATGTTAACCAGAGATGATAAAGTCTATGCACTTTATAATCAGGATGGAGATCAATTAACTGAATATATGTATAAAACATTTCAAGAAGTCAATGGGGTTGGATATTTTGTTACTGATGAAAAAGATCAAAAAGGTGTGATTTCTTATAAAGGTGATGAAATTATTAAACCTGGAACATATGAAACATTGGAAGTTGTGGATCAAATGTTTTATGCTACAGCAAAGACAACAGAAAAACAAGAAAACAAAATTGAAAATGGATTTTATAAAAATAACTTACTCATTTTAAATGATGAGGGTGAAGTGATTTATACTGCTGATAATCAGACAGGAATTATGAAAAGTGGATTACCAATTATTCTTCAAAATAATGAATATACAGTTCTTAGTCAAAATGGAGAAGAATTATATAAAGGAAAAGATGCTGTTTTATATGCAAATCAATTAAATAATAGTTCTTGTACTATTGTTGGGTTTCAAAATTATGATAAGTTTTATCATTTTGATGATTCTAAAAAAGACAATAATATTGAATTAGAGATTAAAGAAAAAGGAAATTATACAATCTTAGATGAGAGTAGTGAAGGTGCTATTTTAAATGATGAGAAATTAAAAAGCATGGTATATGTAGATTATGGACAAAAGAAATATTATCAAAATACAATTCATATTAAAGATGGTTACTTTAATGCCAATCAAAATGTGATTTTAACAGATGATAATAAAGTTTTTGTTTATCCAATTAGTGGTATTCCAGTATTAATGACAAGTTATTATTTTTCACCTATTACATATATTTCACGTTCAACAGATATTTATGGACCACATCAGGTTTATAAAAATGGGAAATTAATAGGAGATTTAGAAAATTGTCAGTTATATCCAGTTGCTAAACAAGTCTATTCAGAATTCTTCCCTGTATATGTTAGAAATGAAGGATATCAATATTATAGTTTTGATAATAAAAAGGTTATTGATAAAACGTTTATTGAAGCAGAACCTTTTGATGAAAATATGAAGGCTATTGTTAAGATTAATGATAAAGGTTATTCATTAATTGATGAAAAAGGTCAGGTTTTAACAAAAGAATATTATTATCGCATAAAGTACATAGGCAGTTCATATTATGCAGTCTATAATGAGACTGGAGCATTTGGTGTTATTGATGGTACAGGAAGTGTTATCTTTGAACAAGGATATACAAGTTTACCAGATGAAGCAATTGTGAATTATGATGAAAAGAACTATATGATATTAGGTAAAAATGGTAGAAGTTTTGTCTATGATATAGAAGATGATATGAAGGAAATCTTTTCTCAAGAAGGTGATGTTGTATTTAATCCAAAAGGATATTTTGCGATTGGACATCAATATTATACATTTGAAGGAGATTTGATTAAGTAA
- a CDS encoding glycoside hydrolase family 32 protein has product MMTKEDYLKEYDQHQKMRENVREDKYRLKYHLMPPTGFLNDPNGLCQKDGVYHIYFQYTPFDCGWGTKLWGHYTTRDMIHFCEEEPFLYPDTIMDRDGVYSGSAFIKDNIIHYFYTGNVKLCDRDDYDYIQEGREQNTIHFTSKDGYEISKKELILSNNDYPADMSKHVRDPKIFEKDGYYYMALGARSRDDQGCVLLYRSVDLQHFEYYNRLMLPDYGYMWECPDLFELDGQLFLMTCPQGLKQQGHNFANVYQTGYFPVDYDFINNTYTLGDFKELDRGFDIYAPQSFLDEKGRRIQYGWMGLPDTDYDNQPTIEHDWQHALTMPKVLTYRHHQIYQQPLEEMKQLRESKIQSNCHHIQQTDTICYEMKIEFTKNQDFNLEIRQDVHLTYQDALLTLSLGESGRGRTSRSVDIQEISDITIFSDTSSLEIFINDGQEVFTTRLYSSSFHQRVQFLTDNEGQVTFYPLKSYDITKK; this is encoded by the coding sequence ATGATGACGAAAGAAGATTATTTAAAAGAATATGATCAGCATCAAAAGATGCGAGAGAATGTTCGCGAAGACAAATATCGTTTAAAATATCATTTAATGCCACCTACTGGTTTTCTTAATGATCCTAATGGTCTATGTCAAAAAGATGGTGTTTATCATATTTATTTTCAATATACTCCCTTTGATTGTGGCTGGGGTACAAAGCTTTGGGGACATTATACAACTCGTGATATGATTCATTTTTGTGAAGAAGAGCCTTTTCTTTATCCTGATACAATTATGGATCGAGATGGCGTTTATAGTGGTTCGGCTTTTATAAAAGATAATATCATTCATTACTTTTATACAGGGAATGTTAAATTATGTGATCGTGATGATTATGACTATATTCAAGAAGGACGAGAACAAAATACGATTCATTTTACGAGTAAAGATGGTTATGAAATCTCCAAAAAAGAATTAATTTTATCAAATAATGACTATCCAGCAGATATGTCTAAACATGTGCGTGACCCTAAAATTTTTGAAAAAGATGGTTACTATTATATGGCTTTAGGTGCACGTAGTCGAGATGATCAAGGATGTGTGTTATTATATCGTAGTGTAGATTTACAGCATTTTGAATATTATAATCGTTTGATGTTGCCTGACTATGGTTATATGTGGGAATGCCCTGATTTATTTGAATTAGATGGACAATTGTTTTTAATGACATGTCCGCAAGGATTAAAGCAACAGGGGCATAACTTTGCCAATGTTTATCAAACGGGGTACTTTCCTGTAGACTATGACTTTATAAATAATACTTATACACTAGGTGATTTCAAAGAGTTGGATAGAGGCTTTGATATTTATGCACCACAAAGCTTCTTAGATGAAAAAGGGCGTCGTATTCAATATGGCTGGATGGGACTTCCTGATACAGATTATGATAATCAGCCAACGATTGAACATGACTGGCAGCATGCTTTAACAATGCCTAAAGTTTTAACTTATCGTCATCATCAAATCTATCAACAGCCATTAGAAGAAATGAAACAGTTAAGAGAATCAAAAATCCAATCTAATTGTCATCATATTCAACAGACAGATACTATCTGTTATGAAATGAAAATTGAATTCACAAAAAATCAAGATTTTAACCTTGAAATTCGTCAAGATGTTCATTTGACTTATCAGGATGCATTATTAACTTTGTCATTAGGTGAAAGTGGCAGAGGTCGTACAAGTCGAAGTGTAGATATTCAAGAAATATCTGATATTACAATCTTTAGTGATACTTCTAGCTTAGAAATCTTTATTAATGATGGTCAGGAAGTTTTCACAACACGTTTATATAGTTCATCATTCCATCAGCGTGTTCAATTCTTAACAGATAATGAAGGCCAAGTTACTTTTTATCCTTTAAAATCTTATGATATAACAAAAAAGTGA
- a CDS encoding PTS beta-glucoside transporter subunit IIBCA, giving the protein MNESKQEKYLRISQDLVKYVGGLENIQGVAHCATRLRIVLKDNDLANIEKLEDVDLVKGVFIAGDQLQLIFGAGLVNDVYEVFSQYTHTENMSLGDIKQQSAKKQNPFQAVIKSLSDVFIDIMPGILAAALLMGITGVLSKWDVVTNNETLYAINKLASLASNGIFAILPMAVCYSACKRYGGKPILGLIVGAIMLDSSLANAYSVGSGTAVPEIIHILGLPIELVGFQGGIIIALMMGFIVAKLDIFFDKKIPDVVKLLFSPLFTVFISTVLLFTIIGPAGRELSNIITGGLIWTTQNLGVLGYMIFAGVQQIIVITGLHHILGAIEAQLIADTGRNFLNPLMSVALMGQGGAVLGYLALNWKNLKARELCIPSFASTLFGISEPAIFGINLRYKFPLVAGCLGGALAGAYVYFTNLAAFGFGTTAVPGIAICDPSNNGYINYIIAHLIALIGGCVLAIVFGKMTGHQNKSEDIQTVVEEMESENEYTGEIKVVSPVKGIVKNIGESSDPTFASKAMGDGIAVIVDDGEVMAPCDGKVTFVFPSKHAIGITMKDGSSVLIHCGIDTVNMNGEGFETFVSVDQEVKKGELLLRFDTDLVKKKGYSTETMMAFELKEGRQLQMKYTGQTDGSDVIAVLGSNL; this is encoded by the coding sequence ATGAATGAGAGTAAACAAGAAAAATATTTACGCATTTCTCAAGACCTTGTTAAATATGTTGGAGGTTTAGAGAATATTCAAGGTGTTGCTCATTGTGCAACAAGACTTCGTATTGTTTTAAAAGACAATGATCTTGCAAATATTGAAAAATTGGAAGATGTTGATTTGGTAAAAGGGGTATTTATTGCTGGGGATCAGCTTCAATTGATTTTTGGGGCAGGTCTGGTTAATGATGTTTATGAAGTTTTTAGTCAATATACACATACAGAAAATATGTCACTTGGCGATATTAAACAACAGAGTGCTAAAAAACAAAATCCTTTTCAGGCAGTGATTAAATCATTATCTGATGTCTTTATTGATATTATGCCAGGAATTCTTGCAGCTGCATTACTTATGGGAATTACAGGTGTTTTAAGTAAATGGGATGTTGTCACAAATAATGAAACATTATATGCAATTAATAAGCTTGCGAGTTTAGCATCTAATGGAATTTTTGCTATTTTACCTATGGCAGTATGTTATAGTGCATGTAAAAGATATGGTGGGAAACCAATCCTTGGCTTAATTGTTGGGGCAATTATGCTTGATTCATCACTGGCAAATGCATATTCAGTTGGAAGTGGAACGGCAGTGCCAGAAATTATTCATATTTTAGGCTTACCAATAGAACTTGTTGGTTTTCAAGGCGGAATTATTATTGCGTTGATGATGGGATTTATTGTTGCAAAGTTAGATATTTTCTTTGATAAGAAGATTCCTGATGTTGTGAAGTTGTTATTTTCACCATTGTTTACTGTTTTTATTTCAACTGTTTTATTGTTTACGATTATTGGACCAGCAGGTCGTGAATTATCTAATATTATTACAGGTGGTTTGATTTGGACAACACAAAATTTAGGTGTATTAGGTTATATGATTTTTGCTGGAGTGCAACAGATTATTGTTATTACAGGATTACATCATATTTTAGGAGCTATTGAAGCACAATTAATTGCTGATACAGGAAGAAACTTCTTAAATCCATTAATGTCAGTTGCTTTAATGGGACAAGGTGGTGCTGTTTTAGGATATTTAGCTTTGAATTGGAAAAATTTAAAAGCCAGAGAATTATGTATTCCTTCATTTGCTTCAACTTTATTTGGAATTAGTGAACCAGCTATTTTTGGTATTAACTTAAGATATAAATTTCCACTTGTTGCGGGATGTTTAGGTGGAGCGTTAGCAGGTGCATATGTTTACTTTACGAATTTAGCAGCATTTGGTTTTGGAACAACAGCTGTACCAGGTATTGCAATTTGTGATCCGTCAAATAATGGGTATATAAATTATATTATTGCTCATCTGATTGCTTTAATTGGTGGTTGTGTATTAGCAATTGTGTTTGGAAAAATGACAGGTCATCAAAATAAATCAGAAGATATTCAAACAGTTGTTGAAGAAATGGAATCTGAAAATGAGTATACTGGTGAAATTAAAGTGGTATCACCAGTTAAAGGAATAGTTAAAAATATTGGAGAATCATCTGATCCTACTTTTGCTTCTAAAGCTATGGGAGATGGTATTGCAGTTATCGTTGATGATGGTGAAGTTATGGCACCTTGTGATGGAAAAGTAACATTTGTTTTCCCAAGCAAACATGCTATTGGAATTACAATGAAAGATGGTTCAAGTGTTCTTATTCATTGTGGAATTGATACAGTGAATATGAATGGTGAAGGTTTTGAGACATTTGTAAGTGTAGATCAAGAAGTAAAAAAAGGTGAATTGCTGTTAAGATTTGATACAGATTTAGTGAAAAAGAAGGGTTATTCAACTGAAACAATGATGGCATTTGAATTAAAAGAAGGTCGTCAACTACAAATGAAATATACTGGGCAGACTGATGGTAGTGATGTTATAGCTGTTTTGGGGTCAAATTTATGA
- a CDS encoding class I SAM-dependent methyltransferase — MEYLLILLGTFIGLLFLMQLVFFEITRNKMAKAENVNWYLALDKPYSYNRVGYMLFICFICYLISTPEEIFSVSWFIYFVLFLAMGIVADAVVQYLILVYSKKRCRKEIQEAQLLKNELLEIAQTSFKETGTYDESAPQYDEETVLRKYLQPEDHLAFLSVDNGEFARHFQPLPAATFAVEPYADTKDIEPLFAGTPIKLTTLTPTGKMPFKDGKIDIVMCQNSNYDKLEIDRVLKSGGYFLVNQNGTANLKEFVQLYMPFRMKGSWDAYSCAGTLEGIGLRIVEKFEDYGTIRFHSIPAILNYFKKVSPDVANINKYQVFYLKALKAIKEHHYFEMTTHKFLVVAQKV; from the coding sequence ATGGAATATTTATTAATTTTATTAGGAACGTTTATTGGACTTTTGTTTTTAATGCAGTTGGTTTTCTTTGAAATAACAAGAAATAAGATGGCTAAGGCTGAAAATGTGAACTGGTATTTGGCTTTAGATAAACCATATAGTTATAATCGAGTAGGTTATATGTTATTTATTTGCTTTATCTGTTATTTAATATCTACACCAGAAGAGATTTTCTCAGTTTCATGGTTTATATATTTTGTTTTGTTTTTAGCTATGGGAATTGTTGCTGATGCAGTTGTTCAATATCTTATTCTTGTTTATAGTAAGAAAAGATGTCGTAAAGAAATTCAGGAAGCACAATTATTAAAAAATGAATTATTAGAAATAGCTCAAACTTCATTTAAAGAGACAGGTACATATGATGAGTCTGCACCACAATATGATGAAGAAACTGTTCTTAGAAAGTATTTACAACCAGAAGATCATTTGGCATTTCTTAGTGTTGATAATGGTGAATTTGCAAGACATTTCCAGCCATTACCAGCAGCAACATTTGCGGTTGAACCTTATGCAGATACAAAAGATATTGAACCGTTATTTGCAGGAACACCGATTAAATTGACAACATTGACACCAACAGGGAAAATGCCATTTAAAGATGGTAAAATTGATATTGTTATGTGTCAAAACTCAAATTATGATAAATTAGAAATTGACAGAGTTCTTAAATCTGGAGGATATTTCTTAGTCAATCAAAATGGAACAGCAAATTTAAAAGAATTTGTTCAATTATATATGCCGTTTCGTATGAAAGGGTCTTGGGATGCTTATTCATGTGCTGGAACATTGGAAGGTATTGGATTAAGAATTGTTGAAAAGTTTGAAGATTATGGAACAATTCGTTTTCATAGTATTCCTGCTATTCTTAATTATTTTAAAAAAGTTTCACCTGATGTGGCTAATATTAATAAATATCAAGTCTTTTATCTGAAAGCTTTAAAAGCGATTAAAGAACATCATTATTTTGAAATGACAACCCATAAATTTTTAGTTGTAGCTCAAAAGGTATAA